From Ancylobacter pratisalsi, one genomic window encodes:
- a CDS encoding alpha-hydroxy acid oxidase: MSDKGDGRTANGSTGAVTPVAAPPAAAPATIVAPRAEDATPRSLSRFLSLADFETAARRALPRQIYGYYAGAAETSQSFQGNFAAFRQYDLVPRVLTDVSSRSTRAKLFGMDYWAPFGIAPMGLSGLATFDGEIALARAASAANIPSIVSATSLTPLERIAQEGRARWFQAYLPGEDARIEAMVARVQAAGYDTFVLTADVPVAANRENNVRTGFSIPLQPSLRLAWDGLSHPRWLCRTWFATLLSRGVPHFENMDAFRGPPILARNVVRAIGARDQLAWRHLALIRRLWPGRLVVKGILSPADAVLARENGADGIIVSNHGGRQLDGARPPLLALPEIAEVSGSMAVMLDGGIRRGSDVLKALALGADFVFVGRPFLFAAAARGEAGVSHAIALLVAEIERNMALLGVSRIEDVGAAHVERSPFPR, from the coding sequence ATGTCGGACAAAGGCGACGGGCGCACGGCCAATGGCTCTACGGGGGCCGTGACACCCGTTGCGGCGCCGCCCGCCGCCGCGCCGGCCACGATTGTCGCGCCCCGTGCCGAGGACGCGACACCGCGATCTCTCTCTCGCTTTCTCAGTCTTGCGGATTTCGAGACGGCGGCCCGCCGAGCCCTGCCGCGACAGATCTACGGCTACTATGCCGGCGCGGCGGAGACGAGCCAGTCCTTTCAGGGCAATTTTGCTGCCTTCCGCCAGTATGATCTCGTCCCACGCGTCCTGACGGATGTGTCCTCCCGCTCGACCCGCGCCAAGCTGTTCGGGATGGACTATTGGGCTCCCTTCGGCATCGCGCCGATGGGGCTTTCCGGCCTCGCGACCTTTGACGGCGAGATCGCCCTCGCCCGTGCCGCCAGCGCCGCCAACATCCCTTCGATCGTCAGCGCGACATCCCTCACGCCGCTGGAGCGCATCGCGCAGGAGGGAAGGGCGCGCTGGTTCCAGGCCTATCTGCCGGGCGAGGACGCCCGCATCGAGGCGATGGTCGCGCGGGTTCAGGCGGCCGGCTACGACACCTTCGTGCTCACCGCCGACGTGCCCGTGGCCGCGAACCGCGAAAACAATGTGCGCACCGGTTTCAGCATTCCGCTCCAGCCATCTCTCAGGCTGGCATGGGACGGTCTCTCCCATCCCCGCTGGCTATGCCGCACCTGGTTTGCCACCCTGCTCAGCCGGGGCGTTCCCCATTTCGAGAACATGGATGCCTTTCGCGGGCCGCCTATCCTGGCGCGCAATGTGGTACGGGCGATCGGGGCGCGCGACCAGCTGGCCTGGCGCCATCTCGCCCTCATCCGCCGGCTCTGGCCCGGCCGGCTGGTGGTAAAGGGCATCCTTTCCCCCGCGGACGCGGTGCTGGCGCGGGAGAATGGCGCGGACGGCATCATCGTCTCCAACCATGGCGGCCGGCAGCTCGATGGCGCGCGGCCGCCGCTGCTGGCGCTGCCGGAAATCGCCGAGGTCTCCGGCTCCATGGCGGTGATGCTCGACGGCGGCATCCGGCGTGGATCGGATGTGCTGAAGGCACTGGCGCTCGGGGCGGACTTCGTCTTCGTCGGACGCCCGTTCCTGTTCGCCGCCGCCGCGCGCGGTGAAGCGGGCGTCAGCCACGCGATAGCGTTGCTGGTGGCGGAGATTGAACGCAACATGGCGTTGCTGGGCGTCAGCCGTATCGAGGATGTCGGCGCCGCCCATGTCGAGCGCTCGCCGTTTCCACGCTGA
- a CDS encoding threonine aldolase family protein, with translation MSTHFDIDLVSDTSTKPSHEMLAAMCCAPVGDEQRGEDPTVLALNERVAELLGQEEALFLPSGTMCNQIAFLVHCRPGDEIIVAANAHVFGSEGAGASALAGAQFRPIATADGLFTGADAAAAIRAPRNRSPRSRVISVEQTANRGGGSVWPAAQLAEVAEVARAHGLAAHMDGARLPNAAVASGTSMADHARHYDSAWIDLSKGLGCPVGGVLAGSKAFIEEAWYWKHRLGGAMRQAGFLAAAGLYALDHNYERLAEDHDNARLFARLVVGAGGVGIFPAEVSTNILFLDLTNCVLDANAVAARLREHGIRLGVESPTRMRVVTHLDASAAQIETAARQLVRILEHP, from the coding sequence GTGAGTACGCACTTCGATATCGACCTTGTTTCCGACACCTCGACCAAGCCCTCGCACGAGATGCTGGCGGCCATGTGCTGCGCGCCCGTCGGTGATGAGCAGCGCGGCGAGGACCCCACCGTTCTGGCCCTCAACGAACGAGTCGCCGAGCTGCTGGGCCAGGAAGAGGCCCTGTTCCTGCCGTCCGGCACCATGTGCAACCAGATCGCCTTCCTGGTGCATTGCCGGCCGGGCGACGAGATCATCGTCGCCGCCAATGCCCATGTGTTCGGTTCCGAAGGTGCGGGCGCCTCCGCGCTGGCAGGCGCCCAGTTCCGGCCCATTGCAACGGCTGACGGGCTCTTCACCGGCGCGGATGCCGCCGCCGCCATCCGCGCGCCGCGCAACCGCTCGCCCCGCAGCCGGGTGATCAGCGTGGAGCAGACTGCCAATCGCGGCGGCGGCAGCGTGTGGCCGGCAGCGCAGCTCGCGGAGGTGGCCGAGGTCGCCCGCGCGCATGGCCTGGCCGCCCATATGGACGGCGCGCGCCTGCCCAACGCGGCCGTCGCCTCGGGAACATCCATGGCCGACCACGCGCGCCACTATGACAGTGCCTGGATCGACCTTTCCAAGGGGCTGGGGTGCCCGGTCGGCGGCGTGCTCGCTGGCTCAAAGGCATTTATCGAGGAGGCCTGGTACTGGAAGCACCGGCTTGGGGGCGCGATGCGTCAGGCAGGCTTCCTCGCCGCGGCCGGCCTCTATGCGCTCGATCACAATTACGAACGCCTCGCTGAAGACCATGACAATGCCCGGCTTTTCGCCAGATTGGTCGTGGGCGCCGGCGGCGTGGGGATCTTTCCGGCCGAGGTCTCGACCAATATCCTGTTCCTCGACCTCACCAACTGCGTGCTGGACGCGAACGCCGTCGCCGCGCGATTGCGCGAGCACGGCATCCGGCTGGGGGTGGAGAGCCCCACACGCATGCGCGTCGTCACCCATCTCGATGCCAGCGCAGCGCAGATCGAGACCGCCGCCCGCCAGCTCGTCCGCATTCTCGAACACCCGTGA
- a CDS encoding aminotransferase class V-fold PLP-dependent enzyme encodes MNKNTILPQEAAFVIPRQPDGAPDWAALREEFPATGVTVYLDIARKALLPRVAAQAAADWFADIGSRATGRRAFSMDAVEDTRRIVGKTFGAAPETLALVKNTSEAVNIVAQGFDWREGDNVVISVSEHENNTFPWRPLTRRGVEIRVVEAGPDGRVTTDALRAAIDSRTRILSIAWVTYGLGERTDVDALAQICRERGVLFLVDAIQAIGVLNRRIDDLGAHVVASGGHKAQMSVAGAGLMYVAPEALDRFRPPFAAKYSFATFDRTDADPALAADAHRFEYGNPNFIGLAVQRASARMIGDIGLGDIEARVRALTELMIEEGDRLGLKLRTPRRWEQRAGIVSFDLGGASADRIEAVLEAEDIRVASKDGHLRAAAHFYNNEQDVRRFLDRLHHHLEATK; translated from the coding sequence ATGAACAAGAACACGATACTCCCCCAGGAGGCCGCCTTCGTCATTCCCCGCCAGCCGGATGGCGCCCCGGACTGGGCCGCCCTGCGGGAGGAATTCCCCGCCACCGGCGTGACCGTCTATCTCGACATTGCCCGCAAGGCGCTCCTGCCCCGCGTCGCGGCGCAGGCCGCTGCCGACTGGTTCGCCGACATCGGCTCGCGCGCGACGGGCCGCCGTGCCTTCTCGATGGACGCGGTGGAAGACACCCGCCGCATCGTCGGCAAGACCTTCGGCGCGGCCCCGGAAACGCTGGCACTGGTGAAGAACACCTCGGAGGCCGTGAACATCGTCGCCCAGGGCTTCGACTGGCGCGAAGGCGACAATGTCGTCATTTCCGTTTCCGAACACGAGAACAACACCTTCCCCTGGCGCCCGCTGACGCGGCGTGGCGTCGAGATCCGTGTGGTCGAGGCCGGACCCGATGGGCGGGTGACCACCGATGCCCTGCGCGCGGCGATCGATTCCCGCACCCGCATCCTGTCGATCGCCTGGGTCACCTATGGCCTGGGCGAGCGGACCGATGTCGACGCCCTGGCCCAGATCTGCCGTGAGCGTGGTGTGCTGTTCCTGGTCGATGCGATCCAGGCGATCGGCGTGCTGAACCGGCGCATCGACGATCTCGGCGCCCATGTCGTCGCCTCCGGTGGCCACAAGGCGCAGATGAGCGTCGCTGGCGCGGGCCTGATGTATGTCGCCCCCGAGGCCCTGGATCGCTTCCGTCCGCCCTTCGCCGCCAAGTACTCCTTCGCCACCTTCGACCGTACCGACGCCGACCCCGCCCTCGCGGCAGATGCCCACCGCTTCGAGTACGGCAACCCCAACTTCATCGGTCTCGCCGTGCAGCGCGCCTCCGCGCGGATGATTGGCGACATCGGCCTCGGCGACATCGAGGCGCGCGTGCGCGCGCTGACCGAGCTGATGATCGAGGAAGGCGACCGTCTCGGGCTGAAGCTGCGCACGCCGCGCCGGTGGGAACAGCGGGCCGGCATTGTCAGCTTCGACCTCGGCGGCGCCAGCGCGGACCGGATCGAAGCCGTGCTGGAGGCGGAAGACATCCGCGTCGCCTCCAAGGATGGCCATCTGCGCGCCGCCGCGCATTTCTACAATAACGAGCAGGACGTTCGTCGCTTCCTCGACCGTCTCCACCACCATCTGGAGGCGACCAAGTGA
- a CDS encoding cold-shock protein — protein MATGTVKWFNAQKGFGFIAPDNGGSDAFVHISAVERAGMSDLREGQKVSFELVTDQRSGKMSADRLQPVD, from the coding sequence ATGGCCACGGGAACCGTAAAATGGTTCAACGCCCAGAAGGGCTTTGGATTTATCGCACCGGACAATGGCGGTAGCGATGCGTTTGTTCATATCAGCGCTGTAGAGCGTGCCGGCATGAGCGACTTGCGCGAAGGTCAGAAGGTGAGCTTCGAGCTCGTCACTGACCAGAGAAGCGGCAAGATGTCCGCCGACAGGCTCCAGCCCGTCGACTGA